GGGAATACGTCCTTCAGTATGGGCGCATCTATGCCTGATATGCCATTGTGATGGTTTGAGAGGATAATAACCTCCTTGAATACCCTTTTTGCCTTATCGTATACCTGATTTATTAATGGCTTATTGCCGACCATGAGGGTGGCCTTGTCTCTCCCCATCCTCCTGCTTTTACCACCAGCAAGTATGGCGCAAGTGAAATCCATTATTAGGTATTTACCATCTTTTAATGCACGAGTAAAGAAACATGTACTCTCTATGGTACAAATGCAAATTTTTTCACTTGACAAAATGCCTCCATCGTGAAAATATTTTAACCACATATTGCTTTATTTG
This window of the Pseudomonadota bacterium genome carries:
- a CDS encoding NTP transferase domain-containing protein, which gives rise to MDFTCAILAGGKSRRMGRDKATLMVGNKPLINQVYDKAKRVFKEVIILSNHHNGISGIDAPILKDVFP